A portion of the Moraxella ovis genome contains these proteins:
- the glnD gene encoding [protein-PII] uridylyltransferase yields the protein MINLPPLPSFDPISYKGYLTELNAQIDRRITDLGLGALDVIEDYVALRTQAMDRVLARIFDEMLSDELGLFAIGGYGRGELFLCSDVDILILADDLNSHTKGIEQFVATLWDIGITPAISVRDVADTAIAVTDHTVATALLEARLIAGNDALRHIPTESVKNAWSAKAFFIAKTGESKARYLSHNATEYNLEPNIKSAPGTLRDLHILVWLAKFYFDDVKEFGDLSGVGFLSQDELNALQSAKKFLWCIRHHLHALTGRCEDRLLFDHQKNIAKRLHLIQDDADAGTLTAALEAMMRTYYRHAIQVAALSEMLCAYYNESYLEPEYEAVEIDEDFLQITQNETPIDSSLHVDGVAEEVQIRDGKITRQDTQIFAKDDDIFIKKPENLLRIFLIMGQHGIKKIAASTLRALYLSSHLIDDAYRANPKHRALFLANLQENNYLYQRLRIMKRYGVLGNYLPAFGQIMGLMQYDLFHRYTVDAHTLLLIRILHRFGDTTNAEYSQKFDLVSEVYQKINRKDLLVVAALFHDIAKGRGGDHSQLGAQDVYEFGRSHGLEDEDVEFVAWLVREHLTMSLTAQKQDIFDPEIIASFAEFTGTIAHLNHLYVLTVADMNATNSQLWNTWRASLLKQLYISTHRVLSLGASAAEMNAVIANRKDKAKQLLTAISTADIDALWQDFGDDFFLKQKHHDIAWQTSEILANKSTLADNKPVIALRAHSDLALNAVQLFICTYDQDDLFAATVGVLDHMGLSVLDATILTADIDGKAAALDSYVVIDRYAIQGAERDDILTNDIRRQTLTARLMHALKSGESQISARNFTLDGQLKHFTVPTQVQFSEATSVVRTGHHMMSLITKDRPALLARLGLIFSRLGIEVHGARITTLGERAEDVFYLSDKDGQTLSADKLNTLKIAVIEALA from the coding sequence ATGATAAATCTACCTCCCTTGCCATCTTTTGACCCTATTTCCTATAAAGGCTATCTGACTGAATTAAATGCTCAGATTGATCGTCGTATCACAGATTTGGGATTAGGCGCGCTTGATGTGATTGAGGATTATGTTGCACTGAGAACGCAGGCGATGGATCGGGTGCTTGCTCGTATTTTTGATGAGATGTTGTCTGATGAGCTTGGGCTATTTGCCATCGGTGGCTATGGTCGTGGTGAGCTTTTCCTATGCTCTGATGTTGATATTCTGATTCTTGCTGATGACCTTAATTCACACACCAAAGGGATTGAGCAATTCGTGGCAACTCTATGGGACATTGGCATCACTCCCGCCATCAGCGTGCGCGATGTGGCAGATACGGCGATTGCTGTGACCGATCATACGGTTGCGACTGCGCTTTTGGAGGCGCGCCTGATCGCAGGCAACGATGCACTTCGCCATATTCCAACCGAATCGGTAAAAAACGCATGGAGTGCTAAGGCGTTTTTTATCGCCAAAACTGGAGAATCCAAGGCGCGCTACCTTAGCCATAACGCCACCGAATACAACTTAGAGCCAAACATCAAATCCGCCCCAGGAACATTAAGAGACTTGCACATTTTAGTGTGGTTGGCGAAGTTTTATTTTGATGATGTCAAAGAGTTTGGGGATTTATCAGGTGTGGGATTTTTGAGTCAAGACGAGCTTAACGCCCTACAAAGCGCCAAAAAATTCCTATGGTGTATTCGCCATCATCTGCACGCCCTGACAGGCCGCTGCGAGGATAGGCTACTGTTCGACCATCAAAAAAACATCGCCAAACGGCTACATCTAATACAAGATGATGCTGATGCAGGCACGCTCACCGCCGCACTTGAGGCGATGATGCGTACCTATTATCGTCACGCGATACAGGTTGCGGCGTTGTCTGAGATGCTGTGCGCCTACTATAACGAAAGTTATCTTGAGCCTGAATATGAAGCGGTCGAGATCGACGAGGATTTTCTCCAAATCACCCAAAACGAAACCCCCATCGATTCTAGCCTACATGTGGACGGCGTGGCAGAAGAGGTTCAGATTCGAGATGGTAAAATCACTCGCCAAGATACTCAGATCTTCGCCAAAGACGACGATATTTTTATCAAAAAACCTGAAAACTTATTACGCATTTTCTTGATTATGGGTCAGCACGGCATCAAAAAAATTGCCGCCAGCACTCTACGCGCATTATATCTGTCAAGTCATTTGATTGATGATGCTTATCGCGCTAACCCTAAGCATCGCGCGCTATTTTTGGCAAATTTACAAGAAAATAACTACCTATATCAGCGCTTACGCATCATGAAGAGATATGGCGTATTGGGAAATTATCTACCTGCCTTTGGGCAGATCATGGGGCTGATGCAGTACGATCTATTTCATCGTTATACGGTGGATGCGCATACGCTGCTACTGATCCGAATTTTGCACCGATTTGGAGATACGACGAATGCAGAATACAGTCAAAAATTCGATTTGGTCAGTGAAGTCTATCAAAAAATCAACCGCAAAGATTTGCTGGTCGTCGCGGCATTATTCCATGACATCGCCAAAGGGCGAGGTGGAGACCATAGCCAGCTTGGTGCACAAGATGTGTATGAATTTGGGCGTTCGCATGGGTTGGAGGATGAAGATGTCGAGTTCGTGGCGTGGCTTGTGCGCGAACATCTCACCATGTCGCTAACCGCCCAAAAACAAGATATTTTTGACCCTGAAATCATCGCAAGCTTTGCTGAATTTACAGGCACCATCGCACATCTAAATCATCTGTATGTGCTTACTGTCGCTGACATGAACGCCACGAACAGCCAGCTGTGGAATACGTGGCGCGCCAGTCTTTTAAAGCAGCTGTACATCAGCACGCACCGAGTTCTTAGTCTGGGTGCATCTGCTGCCGAAATGAATGCGGTCATCGCCAATCGCAAGGACAAAGCCAAGCAATTACTCACGGCTATCTCTACTGCTGATATCGATGCGTTATGGCAAGATTTTGGTGATGATTTTTTCTTAAAGCAAAAACACCATGACATCGCATGGCAGACCTCTGAGATACTCGCCAATAAGTCCACATTGGCTGATAACAAGCCCGTCATCGCTCTGCGCGCGCATTCCGACCTTGCGCTGAACGCTGTGCAATTATTCATCTGTACCTACGACCAAGACGACCTGTTTGCCGCGACTGTGGGCGTGCTTGATCACATGGGGCTGTCCGTATTGGATGCGACCATCTTGACTGCTGACATCGATGGCAAGGCTGCGGCGCTAGACTCGTATGTCGTCATCGATCGCTACGCCATCCAAGGTGCTGAACGTGATGACATCTTGACCAATGACATCAGGCGGCAGACACTCACCGCCAGGCTCATGCACGCCTTAAAGAGCGGTGAGAGCCAAATCTCTGCACGCAATTTCACCCTAGATGGCCAGCTTAAGCACTTCACTGTGCCCACGCAGGTGCAGTTTAGCGAGGCGACTTCGGTGGTGCGCACAGGTCATCACATGATGTCCTTGATCACCAAGGATAGACCGGCGTTATTGGCGCGCCTTGGGTTGATATTTAGCCGTCTGGGCATCGAGGTGCATGGCGCGCGCATCACCACCTTAGGAGAGCGTGCCGAAGACGTGTTTTATTTGAGTGATAAAGACGGTCAAACGCTAAGCGCTGACAAATTAAATACATTAAAAATTGCTGTGATCGAAGCTTTGGCATGA
- a CDS encoding DUF669 domain-containing protein has product MALLNLSFTQDEVKEAQSDNFAPIPAGNYTAEVNRSEIKQTKDGRGSYLSLSLKVLEGDFAGRLIFQNITLTNANATAQTIGREQMAQLAGACGILSLQDSEQLHGKPIGIRVAIETDKSGQYEPRNSVKKFFPLNSPLQSAPQFGTPAQVAPQGYAQPQAPQPAPQPQAQGNPWARQG; this is encoded by the coding sequence ATGGCACTATTAAACCTAAGCTTCACCCAAGACGAAGTAAAAGAAGCACAGAGCGACAACTTCGCACCAATTCCAGCAGGCAACTACACTGCTGAAGTAAACCGCTCAGAAATTAAACAAACCAAAGACGGTCGTGGCTCTTACCTTAGCCTATCACTCAAAGTGCTTGAAGGCGATTTCGCTGGTCGCTTAATTTTCCAAAACATCACACTGACCAATGCCAATGCCACCGCCCAAACCATCGGACGAGAGCAGATGGCACAGCTGGCTGGGGCGTGTGGGATTTTAAGCCTACAAGACAGCGAGCAGTTGCACGGCAAGCCTATCGGCATTCGTGTCGCCATTGAAACCGACAAAAGCGGACAATATGAGCCACGCAACTCGGTTAAGAAGTTTTTCCCCTTAAACAGCCCCTTGCAGTCCGCCCCACAATTTGGCACGCCTGCCCAAGTAGCTCCACAAGGCTATGCACAACCCCAAGCCCCACAACCTGCCCCACAGCCACAAGCACAGGGCAATCCGTGGGCAAGACAGGGCTAA
- a CDS encoding tyrosine-type recombinase/integrase: MLTDNKIKGLKPTEKRYSLSAGEGLSIDVMPTGRKSWVLEYTALGKRKRKKLGEYPAVSLKQARELANKIKNNAGLTPITVSELIHEWIELHSKQWTSEKYKYTVIYRLTYITNDFKDMAVADVSRAMVSKAVSNMVAQGTYETAKRSLRLLSQVFNYAIAHEYAQNNPCTLVDNIIPTHTVQNMATLSADEMAGFWHTIRKTPTIGLAPVALSLANYLAVRPSELCKATWDEFDLDKGVWIIPAYRMKTRLEHAVPLASQPLKILKDLHASRLDDGFVFKHHSNPTKPMPIESVLAVIKRAGFGGRMTTHGFRSLFSTVANDSGLWRADAIERQLAHTKKDVRHVYNRAEYWDERVALMSWWADIVADWQA; the protein is encoded by the coding sequence ATGCTCACCGATAACAAAATCAAAGGGCTAAAACCCACCGAAAAACGCTACTCGCTATCAGCAGGCGAAGGCTTATCCATTGATGTCATGCCAACAGGTCGTAAGTCTTGGGTGCTAGAATACACCGCCCTTGGCAAACGAAAACGCAAAAAACTTGGTGAATACCCAGCCGTCAGTCTAAAACAAGCCCGAGAGCTTGCCAATAAAATCAAAAACAACGCAGGATTAACACCCATCACGGTCAGCGAACTCATTCATGAATGGATAGAGCTGCACAGCAAGCAATGGACAAGTGAGAAGTACAAATACACCGTCATCTACCGCCTAACCTACATCACCAACGATTTTAAGGACATGGCGGTGGCAGATGTCAGCCGTGCAATGGTCTCAAAAGCCGTCAGTAACATGGTCGCACAAGGCACATACGAGACCGCCAAACGCTCATTACGCCTACTGTCTCAAGTATTCAACTACGCCATCGCCCACGAATACGCCCAGAACAACCCCTGCACGCTGGTTGATAACATCATACCTACCCACACCGTGCAAAATATGGCAACATTATCCGCCGATGAGATGGCAGGTTTTTGGCACACCATCAGAAAAACACCCACCATCGGACTTGCCCCTGTCGCTCTATCGCTGGCAAATTATTTGGCGGTGCGACCCAGCGAGCTGTGCAAGGCGACATGGGACGAATTTGACCTAGATAAAGGCGTGTGGATTATCCCTGCCTATCGCATGAAAACACGGCTTGAACACGCCGTCCCGCTTGCCAGTCAGCCGTTAAAGATTTTAAAGGATTTGCACGCTTCACGCCTTGATGATGGCTTTGTGTTTAAACATCACAGCAACCCCACCAAGCCCATGCCGATTGAAAGTGTGTTGGCGGTCATCAAGCGAGCAGGATTTGGCGGTCGTATGACCACGCACGGCTTTCGTTCGCTATTTTCTACGGTAGCAAATGACAGCGGGCTATGGCGTGCTGATGCGATTGAAAGACAGCTTGCCCACACCAAAAAAGATGTCCGCCATGTCTATAACCGTGCTGAATACTGGGACGAGCGTGTGGCACTCATGAGCTGGTGGGCGGATATTGTGGCAGACTGGCAGGCATAA
- a CDS encoding WG repeat-containing protein — protein sequence MKLAYIPCLIALCCKAAIAQDAKTFDLTEEFVSCESRISLPEGYHFAKESEDCQYNENLTVVTKDGKYGYANTHGKIIIEPMFDMAENFDDGMALIKQGKRYGYINPKGRIVIKPQFTGAWGFWEGRAKIESNGKYGFIDKKGKVVIKPIYTDTGDWFEGGLVRIKVDDKWGFIDKNGQQVIGPIYDIAEDFSEGLASVGIKGDDGYKYGYINPRGDLVIQAIYDTPANFIEGIAYVIHDDHAHYIDKNGKEVAFRH from the coding sequence ATGAAGTTAGCATACATTCCTTGTCTCATCGCGCTGTGCTGTAAGGCTGCGATCGCCCAAGACGCGAAAACCTTCGACCTAACAGAAGAGTTTGTTTCTTGTGAAAGCAGAATCAGCTTGCCAGAAGGTTATCATTTCGCCAAAGAGAGCGAAGACTGCCAATACAACGAAAACCTAACCGTCGTCACCAAAGATGGCAAATATGGCTATGCCAACACCCACGGCAAAATCATCATCGAGCCAATGTTCGATATGGCGGAGAATTTCGATGATGGCATGGCACTCATCAAGCAAGGCAAGCGATACGGCTACATCAATCCCAAGGGTAGAATCGTCATTAAGCCGCAGTTCACTGGCGCTTGGGGGTTTTGGGAAGGTCGAGCCAAGATTGAAAGCAATGGCAAATACGGCTTCATCGACAAAAAAGGTAAAGTTGTCATCAAGCCCATCTATACCGATACAGGCGACTGGTTCGAGGGTGGTCTGGTGCGCATAAAAGTAGATGACAAATGGGGCTTTATCGATAAGAATGGTCAGCAGGTCATCGGACCAATTTATGATATCGCTGAAGACTTCTCTGAGGGGTTGGCATCCGTTGGCATCAAAGGCGACGACGGCTATAAATATGGCTACATCAACCCCAGAGGTGATCTGGTCATCCAAGCCATCTACGACACACCTGCCAACTTTATTGAGGGAATCGCCTACGTCATCCATGATGACCACGCGCATTACATCGACAAAAATGGCAAAGAAGTAGCCTTTCGCCACTGA
- a CDS encoding helix-turn-helix domain-containing protein, translating into MTTIPERIQAALDHKGVSWSKAATSINLSAQAATKWKKGQIGKETLQDLARFLGVNYGWLATGEGEMIGTQVAYKGALADYEPSTSTVELVETLKEMERNGELTPQLVGLLNATLDTVKSASGKKLSVAHLVESPNE; encoded by the coding sequence ATGACCACCATTCCAGAAAGAATACAAGCCGCCCTTGATCATAAAGGTGTTTCTTGGTCGAAAGCTGCGACAAGCATCAACTTGTCAGCTCAAGCGGCCACGAAATGGAAGAAGGGTCAAATCGGTAAAGAGACTTTGCAAGATTTAGCAAGGTTCCTAGGCGTCAATTATGGCTGGCTCGCCACTGGTGAGGGAGAGATGATTGGCACTCAGGTCGCCTATAAGGGGGCTCTTGCAGACTATGAGCCAAGTACTAGTACAGTAGAATTAGTAGAGACTTTAAAAGAAATGGAAAGAAATGGAGAATTAACACCTCAATTAGTTGGGTTATTGAATGCCACCTTAGACACCGTAAAAAGTGCATCGGGGAAAAAATTGAGCGTAGCTCATTTGGTGGAGTCGCCAAATGAATAA
- a CDS encoding DEAD/DEAH box helicase, which translates to MKLRPYQEKCINDLFDWLGRHPTGNPIVEATVGAGKSVIIAELCRRVIAMQPTARIVMCVASRELCRQNLDKLLAVWADAPAGVCSASLGAKDLESQIIFATIGSIANHADKLGKVDIMLIDECHNVNSKDTGMYRTLINDIKRFGNPSLCVIGFTGTPYRGDGIWLWQGEDPLFAGTACRITMDELLEQGYLAPLVVDKGDKPKMDVSNVKMSGGDFVVKDLAHVAINDDLIKAVMDDFYISGFTTRNKFLFYCVNKEHAYKVLEALQSFMGLNPAIITADTPKGERDKTLSCYKLPKGDPDAINALVSIGTLTTGFDAPETDCIVLLRPTRSPVLYVQIAGRGMRIADGKKDCLWLDYTDTTEVLGAVNRIKGRNKSRSSSSTSAPVKYCDECGNANKVHATECAECGWIFPARAPRTHGTVAGDNAPLAGYEPPVEQWMDVLDVSYHKHQKGDKPPTLRIDYDIGELYPVSEWKCFEHSGFALQKACEWWDSTIGGSVPFSVDDVIVALNQTSHKMPRKILCAKESGGRYWQIKDKAKFFDSVPGMLIQQVQAVTPPVITDNDLPF; encoded by the coding sequence ATGAAACTTCGACCCTATCAAGAAAAGTGTATTAACGACCTATTTGATTGGCTGGGGCGACACCCCACAGGCAACCCCATCGTAGAAGCAACGGTGGGGGCTGGCAAGTCGGTCATCATCGCCGAGCTGTGCCGACGTGTGATTGCCATGCAACCCACCGCCCGCATTGTCATGTGTGTGGCAAGCCGTGAATTGTGTCGCCAAAATTTGGATAAACTTTTGGCGGTATGGGCGGACGCCCCTGCTGGCGTATGCAGTGCGTCTTTGGGGGCGAAGGATTTGGAGAGCCAAATCATCTTTGCCACCATCGGCTCTATCGCCAATCACGCCGATAAACTTGGCAAAGTGGACATCATGCTCATTGACGAATGCCACAATGTCAATAGCAAAGATACAGGTATGTACCGCACGCTGATTAATGACATCAAACGCTTTGGCAATCCGTCATTATGCGTGATTGGCTTTACAGGCACGCCTTATCGGGGCGATGGCATTTGGCTATGGCAAGGCGAAGACCCTTTATTTGCAGGGACGGCTTGTCGTATCACGATGGATGAGCTGTTAGAGCAAGGCTATCTTGCCCCGCTTGTCGTGGATAAGGGCGATAAGCCAAAGATGGATGTATCGAACGTCAAGATGTCCGGCGGCGACTTTGTTGTCAAAGACCTAGCCCATGTTGCCATCAATGACGACCTGATTAAGGCTGTGATGGACGATTTTTATATCAGTGGATTTACCACGCGCAATAAGTTTTTATTTTATTGTGTGAATAAAGAGCACGCCTACAAAGTCTTAGAAGCATTACAAAGCTTTATGGGTCTAAATCCCGCCATCATTACTGCTGATACACCAAAGGGTGAACGTGATAAGACTCTAAGCTGTTACAAGCTACCCAAGGGTGATCCTGATGCCATCAATGCTTTGGTGTCCATTGGCACACTGACCACGGGGTTTGACGCTCCTGAGACTGACTGTATTGTGCTGCTTCGTCCCACTCGCTCGCCCGTGCTGTATGTTCAAATTGCAGGACGTGGCATGCGCATCGCAGACGGTAAAAAGGATTGTCTATGGTTGGACTACACTGACACTACCGAAGTATTGGGCGCAGTCAATCGCATTAAGGGTCGCAATAAATCACGCTCAAGCAGTAGCACCAGCGCACCGGTGAAGTACTGTGACGAATGTGGTAATGCCAACAAGGTGCACGCCACCGAATGTGCAGAATGTGGCTGGATATTCCCTGCTCGCGCACCGCGCACTCATGGCACTGTTGCTGGCGATAATGCCCCACTGGCAGGATATGAGCCACCAGTTGAGCAATGGATGGACGTGCTAGATGTAAGCTATCACAAGCATCAAAAAGGCGATAAACCACCAACATTGCGAATTGATTATGACATTGGCGAGCTCTACCCAGTGAGCGAATGGAAATGCTTTGAGCACTCAGGGTTCGCCCTGCAGAAAGCATGTGAGTGGTGGGATAGCACGATTGGCGGTAGCGTGCCCTTTAGCGTTGATGATGTGATTGTCGCGCTTAACCAAACATCACACAAGATGCCGCGCAAGATTTTATGCGCAAAAGAGTCTGGCGGCAGATATTGGCAAATTAAAGACAAAGCCAAGTTTTTCGACAGTGTGCCAGGCATGCTGATACAACAAGTGCAAGCAGTTACGCCACCGGTGATAACCGATAACGACCTCCCTTTTTGA
- a CDS encoding DUF2335 domain-containing protein, which produces MNQKQRKGTRVSATQDERGLQAQFEQVEEYSPYPPAEFLHELNKIDPKYVEQVMQMAKAEQEQRHKIQDSQIAEAQRVNTALIEMDKTNLSLMGRGQWFGLALGMGLLAIAGLALYYDNGWVAGVAITAIIGILIVYVLRQQPKNPPPNP; this is translated from the coding sequence ATGAACCAAAAACAGCGTAAAGGCACACGAGTAAGTGCCACCCAAGATGAGCGTGGACTACAAGCACAGTTTGAGCAGGTGGAGGAGTATTCGCCTTATCCGCCTGCGGAATTTTTACACGAACTCAACAAAATTGACCCAAAATATGTTGAGCAAGTTATGCAAATGGCAAAAGCCGAACAAGAGCAACGCCATAAGATACAAGACAGCCAAATAGCCGAAGCACAGCGTGTCAATACCGCCTTGATAGAAATGGATAAAACGAACCTGTCTTTGATGGGGCGTGGACAGTGGTTTGGTTTGGCACTTGGTATGGGTCTGCTTGCGATTGCAGGATTGGCATTGTATTATGATAATGGTTGGGTTGCTGGTGTTGCTATTACAGCGATTATTGGTATTTTAATTGTCTATGTGCTAAGACAACAGCCTAAAAATCCCCCACCCAATCCGTAA
- a CDS encoding DUF3037 domain-containing protein, translating to MNNWQHLLTQEQTATVTGEWFCVRFSPDKTTGELFNVGVVFIDKDKKCHAKLLESTSVFERLFGTLGVANIKFLLTVVAETLAENHYNVSPSSHISYGPRQTAQGDSIDEILSDLYRSMISLLESPAETVDKKRQNINTKDLRKRVTSYIKGQLPDVYDNYLRDTPILVGQGANQMSLDLPLVHKYFEKSFYGTVVSADYLDDVYFTHNVEHVGVTNLANCCEILGRTIKAGISIYHPPLESQAEQAQRDERLDKCLHRLEVLRKQDYDIHIHVEPTLDKCLTTTLEMAC from the coding sequence ATGAATAACTGGCAACACCTACTAACCCAAGAGCAAACCGCCACCGTAACAGGTGAGTGGTTTTGTGTGCGTTTTAGTCCTGATAAAACCACAGGCGAGTTGTTCAATGTAGGCGTCGTATTTATTGACAAAGATAAAAAATGTCACGCCAAATTACTTGAAAGCACCTCTGTTTTTGAGCGTCTTTTTGGCACCCTTGGTGTGGCAAACATTAAGTTCTTACTTACGGTTGTTGCAGAGACCTTGGCCGAAAATCATTATAATGTCAGCCCATCATCTCACATTAGTTATGGTCCACGCCAAACAGCACAGGGTGATAGCATTGATGAGATACTGTCAGACCTATACCGCTCCATGATTTCTTTGCTAGAGTCACCTGCTGAAACAGTAGACAAAAAACGGCAAAACATCAATACCAAAGATTTAAGAAAGAGAGTAACTAGTTACATCAAAGGTCAACTACCAGATGTCTATGATAACTATTTGAGAGACACTCCTATTCTGGTTGGGCAAGGAGCCAATCAGATGAGCCTGGATCTGCCTTTGGTGCATAAATATTTTGAAAAGTCTTTTTATGGCACGGTTGTATCGGCCGACTATTTAGATGATGTATATTTCACCCATAATGTTGAGCATGTTGGCGTTACCAACCTTGCAAACTGCTGCGAGATCTTGGGCAGAACCATAAAAGCAGGCATTAGCATTTATCATCCACCTTTGGAAAGTCAAGCTGAACAAGCCCAAAGGGACGAAAGACTGGATAAATGTCTACACAGACTTGAAGTGCTGCGCAAGCAGGACTATGATATTCATATTCATGTGGAACCAACACTTGATAAGTGCCTAACTACAACCTTAGAAATGGCTTGTTAA
- a CDS encoding siphovirus Gp157 family protein, translating to MNLYEIDTTLAVRMIELGEMLDNGETPSQEFIDECLDLQDDLENKLINCGKFIKNAQVDIDGLDGEIKRLTAKKQSLQKRTDLIKANMLSAMLNHNIDKIADPIMPIRVQTNGKASVLVDDVASLPSQFQNIKVEANKTALEQAIKAGEIIDGVRVEKGKHIRIG from the coding sequence ATGAATTTGTATGAAATAGACACCACACTTGCCGTGCGTATGATTGAGCTGGGCGAGATGCTCGATAACGGCGAAACGCCAAGCCAAGAATTCATCGATGAATGCCTAGACTTGCAAGATGATTTGGAAAACAAGCTCATCAACTGCGGTAAATTCATCAAAAATGCCCAAGTGGACATTGATGGGCTGGATGGCGAAATCAAACGCCTAACCGCCAAAAAACAATCTCTGCAAAAACGCACCGACCTCATCAAAGCAAACATGCTTAGCGCCATGCTCAATCACAATATAGATAAAATTGCCGACCCCATCATGCCCATTCGTGTGCAAACGAACGGCAAGGCAAGCGTGCTGGTTGATGATGTGGCGTCATTACCCAGCCAATTTCAAAACATCAAAGTAGAAGCCAACAAAACCGCCCTAGAACAAGCCATCAAAGCAGGCGAAATCATCGATGGCGTGCGTGTAGAAAAAGGCAAACACATCAGAATCGGATAA
- a CDS encoding BRO-N domain-containing protein, translating into MSNIQIFNFDKSYQVRTALKGDEPYFCLADVSAILALQNRPVSTFNLDPKGVAKLSTPTKGGVQQITFISEPNLYRVIFRSNKAEAVKFQNWVFDEVLPTIRKTGSYRQKPTNALTNKQQVALAHLVHLCKMKFFKSESASHAIWHRLRRVSGVPSGQPFTTEHLPILGRELSEIFTACEQYTAAVHLAEQTFIRQVLKCDDKDITAKLLADIAQSCEYHHSQKQKTLPAFFADSLADLT; encoded by the coding sequence ATGTCAAACATTCAAATTTTCAATTTTGACAAATCTTATCAAGTCCGCACCGCTCTAAAAGGTGATGAGCCCTATTTTTGCCTTGCTGATGTGTCAGCTATTTTGGCTTTGCAAAATCGCCCCGTAAGCACTTTCAATCTTGACCCAAAAGGGGTAGCAAAACTTTCCACCCCTACCAAAGGCGGAGTTCAACAAATCACTTTCATCTCCGAACCCAACCTATACCGTGTGATTTTCCGTTCTAACAAAGCCGAAGCGGTCAAATTCCAAAACTGGGTCTTTGATGAAGTCCTGCCCACAATCCGCAAAACAGGCTCATATCGCCAAAAGCCCACCAACGCCCTGACGAACAAACAGCAAGTCGCCTTGGCTCATTTGGTACATCTGTGCAAGATGAAGTTTTTTAAATCCGAGTCGGCTTCTCATGCCATATGGCATCGTCTGCGTCGTGTGTCAGGCGTGCCATCAGGACAGCCATTTACTACCGAGCATCTGCCCATCTTGGGGCGTGAGCTTAGCGAGATATTTACCGCCTGCGAGCAGTACACAGCGGCGGTACATCTTGCCGAACAGACATTCATTCGCCAAGTCCTAAAATGCGATGACAAGGACATCACAGCCAAGCTGTTAGCCGACATCGCACAGTCCTGCGAATACCACCACAGCCAAAAACAAAAGACGCTGCCTGCGTTCTTTGCCGACAGTCTGGCTGATTTAACCTAA
- a CDS encoding ATP-binding protein, which produces MSAPINSINLTTVSALANARGIKVLVYGQAGAGKTCLCATTPDHTRTIILSAEAGLLSIAGADIAVIEIKSIDDLMRAYQWLTTTEQGQSYEWICLDSVSEMGEVILSAAKKAVKDPRQAYGEMQEKVEDMIRAFRDLPRNVYFTAKLESYQDDTGVVRYQPALPGKKLGQALPYFFDEVFFLRVEKDTEGNSIRYLQTVPDIKYHAKDRSGRLAEREVANLAHIQQKILG; this is translated from the coding sequence ATGAGCGCACCAATTAATAGTATCAATCTCACCACCGTGTCAGCCCTAGCCAACGCAAGAGGGATCAAGGTGCTGGTATATGGACAGGCAGGCGCTGGTAAGACGTGCCTATGCGCCACCACGCCCGATCATACTCGCACCATCATCCTATCAGCAGAGGCGGGGCTTTTATCTATTGCAGGCGCCGATATTGCCGTGATTGAAATCAAGTCAATTGACGACCTAATGAGAGCCTATCAATGGCTCACTACCACTGAACAGGGACAGTCATACGAATGGATTTGCTTGGATAGCGTGAGTGAGATGGGCGAAGTTATCCTATCTGCCGCCAAGAAAGCAGTCAAAGACCCACGCCAAGCCTATGGTGAGATGCAAGAAAAGGTTGAGGACATGATTCGGGCATTTCGCGACCTGCCTCGCAACGTGTACTTTACCGCCAAGCTTGAATCCTATCAAGATGATACTGGCGTGGTACGTTATCAACCTGCCCTACCTGGCAAGAAGCTCGGTCAAGCCCTTCCCTACTTCTTTGATGAAGTGTTCTTTTTGCGTGTAGAAAAGGACACCGAAGGTAACAGCATTCGCTACTTGCAGACGGTACCAGACATCAAGTACCACGCCAAAGACCGCTCAGGGCGATTAGCTGAGCGAGAAGTGGCCAACCTTGCCCACATTCAGCAAAAGATTCTAGGCTGA